The nucleotide window TGTTAGGAGCTATGCGCTATCTAATGCTTCTCATGCTGACGCCGCAGCTGGCTCAAGCCGGACTTAATCCACACCAGCAAATCTTCAGGAAATAGTGGTTTGGAGAAGTAATACCCCTGCACCAGATCCACCCCCAAGTCGGCAATGATCCGGTAATCCTCATCCGTTTCCACCCCTTCTGCCACCGTGGTGAGGTTCAGGTTTTTGGCCAAATCCACCGTGCTGGCAAGAATGGTGCGCTGCTGTGGGCGGGCAGCTGCACGATGCACCAATGAACGGTCGATCTTCAGTTCCGTCGCAGGTACGCGCGATAACTGCTGTGCATTGGCAAAGCCGGTACCGTAATCATCGATAGCAATATGGAACCCTTTCAAGCGTAAACGTGCCAGAGTCTGAATCGCGCTGGCCAGCTCGCCCAACAGGGCATTTTCGGTAATTTCAAAGGTAATTTCCGAGGGCGCGATACCGTGGTCTTCAGCCATTTTGCACAGCCACTCCACCATATCGGAATCGGCCAGAGACAGAGGCGATAGGTTAAATGCAAGATTGAAGCGCAACCCATAATTTTGCCAAGTGCGTTTATGCTGGAATGCGGCTTGTAACAGGTGACGTGTCAGCATATCGATCATGCCGTGGCGCTCAGCCAGTGGAATAAATACTCCCGGAGAGATCACCCCTTTTTGAGGATGACGCCAACGCGCCAAGGCCTCTACTCCTTTGAGCATCAGCCCTTGCACTGTCAGTTTTGGTTGGAATGCCAAGGTCAATTCGTTATTGGCAAGCGCTTCACCCAACTCAACCGCAGTCACTTCGTTATCTTGCTGCACGTGGGGTTCTGCCGCTTTGTTTTTGGTGTCCTGGATAAAGCGCAGAAGGCTACACTCCAGCGCGTCCGGCAGGAGGGGTTTTTGGAAGGTACCCAGTACATGCAG belongs to Cellvibrio sp. pealriver and includes:
- a CDS encoding EAL domain-containing protein, with product MKSVISELSVLVTDDSLTQRQYAKGLCSELGVKDLHDAANGVDALNVLESRGVDVVLVDLEMPIMDGVELIRSMAQKKLASSVIILSAKDPILIASVGTMAEADGLHVLGTFQKPLLPDALECSLLRFIQDTKNKAAEPHVQQDNEVTAVELGEALANNELTLAFQPKLTVQGLMLKGVEALARWRHPQKGVISPGVFIPLAERHGMIDMLTRHLLQAAFQHKRTWQNYGLRFNLAFNLSPLSLADSDMVEWLCKMAEDHGIAPSEITFEITENALLGELASAIQTLARLRLKGFHIAIDDYGTGFANAQQLSRVPATELKIDRSLVHRAAARPQQRTILASTVDLAKNLNLTTVAEGVETDEDYRIIADLGVDLVQGYYFSKPLFPEDLLVWIKSGLSQLRRQHEKH